The Geoalkalibacter subterraneus genome contains the following window.
GTTTCCCTACGTGCTCCTGCCCCCGCTCCTGCCTTGGCAGATGCTGTTCAGGTGACTGCCGTTGAAATCCGCGATGGGCGCGCCGCTATTTTGACCAACGGTCCCATCGACAAGTATCGTTATTTCAACCTCAGCACCCCGCCTCGCCTGGTGCTCGACATTTTTGGCGTCAAGCCTTCTTTCCGTGAACGCGAGCTGCCGGGGGCCAGAGGTTTCGACCGTGTCCGTGTCGGCACCTATGACGACAAGACCCGCTTTGTATTTGACGCAGGAGGCAGTGACCTGCCTTCCTACGAAGTTTCCCCTGCAGATGAGGGGCTCATGGTGACCTGGACTCCCGATGAAAGGGTGCCCATGGCGGAGCAGCCTTCTCCGGAGCCGGAAATCGAAATGGTGGAATCCACCCGGGAGCCGCAGGCGGCGCAAAGCAGGCCTGAGCCTGTTGCTGCTCCGACAGAGGAGCCTGAGCCCAAGTCTGAACCTGTGGTGTCATCCGAACCGGAGGTGGGCGAAAATGACGCTCCGAAAGCAGAGCCAAAACCGGTTTCCGCGCGTCAGGTCGCGGAGGTTGAGGTTAACGCCAAACCCGCTCCGGTGACCGAACGTATGACACAAGCGCCGGTACAGGTAGAAGATATCTCTTTTGCCATCGAAGGAGATCTTTCCGTCCTGACCGTAGATCTCTCCGCCCCCGCCCAGGTCAGCAATCCCATCAAGCGCGGCAATGTCGTCCTGTTCGGCCTTGATCACGCTACCATCAAGCGGTCTCTGCGCCGCGTGATCGACACATCTGCGTTCCCCAGCGCACTTGAAATGATCACGCCCTATACCGTCAATCGCGGAACGGTACAGGATGTGCGATTTGCCGCCCGTCTCAAAGGGGATGTGCCCTATCGCCTCAAACAGCGTGGGGATCAACTTATTTTCGAAGTTGAGAACGGTGAATTTGCGAAGACGGGCGAGGCGGCAGCTCAAATTGAATTGAAGGGGGCGCAATCGTCCACCAGAGTTGTGGCCGCCCATGCGCCTGTCCCTGCAATTGACAGCGGGGAGAAGACGGCCCCTAAAAGCCTCGCAACCCAGGCTCTTTTCGGGGAAGAATCACAGGTTTCTGCGCCGTCTTACAGCGGCGACCGGATCTCCCTGGTGTTTGACAACGCTGATGTACGCAATCTGCTGCAGCTTATCGCCGAGGTTAGCGATCTCAACATCATCGCCTCTGAAGAGGTCAGCGGCAACGTCAGTATCCGGCTCATCGACGTTCCGTGGGACCAGGCCCTCGATGTGATTCTCGATATCAAGCAGCTCGGGATGATTCGTGAAGGCAATGTAGTGAGGATCCTGCCGAAGAGCAAGATCCGCGAGATGGAAGAGGCGGTGCTCACCGCCGCACGCAACAAGAGCGAACTTGAACCGCTGGTGACCCGGGTTTTCAGTGTCAGCTACACTGACCTTGCGAATGTAGCTGCCCCCTTGCGCGATGTCATGAGTGAGCGGGGCCGATTGACCCAGGATCCACGCAACAAGCAGATTATCGTAAAAGATACCCCTTCGGTTATGGAAGAGATTGAAGGTCTCGTTGAGATCCTTGATACTCCCGAACGCCAAGTGATGATTGAGGCGCGGATTGTTGAGGCCAGTTCCGATTTTACCCGTGATCTTGGAGTCAACTGGGGAATCAGCAGTGCAAGTAACCTCGACCCTGGAATCAACCGTGAATCTTTTAATGCCGGGATCGGCGGTAATTTCCTTGTGAATCTCCCGACGGCGGGTGATCCTTCAACAACCGCAGGTCTTGGCGTACGATTCGGTGAAATTCTGATCGATAATACGGTTATCGATTTACGCCTCAGCGCCCTTGAATCCTCGGGGCACGGCAAGATTATCTCCCGCCCGCGAGTATCAACCCTCAATGGTCAGGAAGCGGTGATTACCCAGGGGACGACGATCCCTTACCAGACTTCAGGTGCTGATGGGCCCAAGACAGAGTTTGTTGATGCCACCCTCGAACTTAAAGTAATCCCCGTCATTAATCCTGATAACAGCATCATTATGGAGATCGAGGCCAGCAACAGTACTCCAGGGCAGACCTTTACAAATGCCGATTTGCCTGGGATCAACAAAAAAGAGGCCAAGACCAAGGTGCTGGTTTACGACGGGGACACCACGGTATTGGGCGGGATCTTTGTTGAAGACGACAGCGAAACCGAATCCGGTGTCCCTTGGTTGATGAATGTGCCGTTTTTAGGACGTTTTTTCAAATCGACCAATGTCGAAAAGCGTCGCTCGGAATTGCTGATCTTCATCACCCCGCGTATTCTTGAATAGGGCCGACCGGCATCTTTTCGCATACGCGATAAAATGACAATACAGAAACAGGACAGGTCCTCCCCTGTCCTGTTTCTGTATTCAGAGATCAGGATACAAATGTCTTCAACCAGAAGGGAAAATCTTTTTTTGATCGGATTTATGGGGGCCGGCAAGACCACCGTCGGGAAGGTTCTTGCCGAGAAGCTGGGTTGGTGTTTTATGGATCTTGATCAGGTCATCGAGCAGCGCTCGGAGAAAAGGATTTCGGAGATTTTCGCCGAGCAGGGCGAAAGGTTTTTTAGAGACATGGAGTCGCAAGTGTTGTCCGAGGTGTCGACAAATGCCCATACCGTGGTTGCGACAGGCGGTGGCGTGATCGGTCGTGAAAAAAACAGGCACCTGATGCGCAATACTGGTATTGTGGTTTTTCTCGATGTGCCCTGGAAGCAGTTGCTTGAGCGCATCGAAGAAGGGCAGGGGCGGCCGCTTGCCGAGGGAGAGGATGCCATGCAGCGATTAACCTCCCTGTTTGAGCAGCGCCTCCCCCTTTATCGGATGGCCGACCTGGTGATCGACTGCAGCGGGCAATCGCCGCAGGATCTGGCGGAGGGGATTGTTTCCCGGCTGAACGAAACGAAGTTATTCCTGAATTGATGTGATGGGTTGATTCGATGTCGAATGATAACGGAGTAAAATTGATCGAAGTTGGATTGGGGGAGCGGTCCTATCCGATCTGGATCGGAAGCGGTGTCCTTCCGAGGCTGGGCGAAGCTTTGAAGCGGGTTTCTTTTCCCCGGCGGATTGCGGTGGTGACCAACGAAACCGTCGCCCCGCTTTATGGTGAGCAGGTCCTGTCGGCATTGCGCCAAAGCAGCTTCGCCGCGGAGTTGATTGTCCTGCCGGATGGGGAAGAGCATAAAAATCTCGAATCGCTCAATTTTATTTTCGACGAACTGATTACGCGCGGCTTTGATCGAGGAACCGGCCTGATCGCCCTGGGGGGCGGCGTGATCGGCGATCTGGCCGGCTTTGCCGCCGCCACCTACCTGCGTGGTATCCCTTTTGTGCAGGTGCCGACCACGCTTCTGGCTCAGGTCGACAGTTCCGTGGGCGGGAAAACCGCCATCAACCACCGTCTCGGTAAAAACCTGGTCGGCGCCTTTTACCAGCCGCGTCATGTTCACATCGACGTCGACACGCTGGCAACTCTGCCGGAGCGCGAGTTCAGGGCCGGTTGTGCGGAGATCGTCAAGTATGGCGTGATTCGCGACGGAGACTTTTTCGAATGGCTCGAAGACAACGCGCAGCGTATTGGTGAACGCGATCCTGCCTGCCTGATCCATGCCGTTCGCATTTCTTGCCAAATAAAAGCGGATATTGTAGAAATTGACGAGAAAGAAGGCGGTCTCAGGGCGATTCTCAACTACGGACATACCCTGGGGCACGCCGTCGAACTGCTCAGCGGCTATGGAAAGGTGCGGCACGGCGAAGCCGTGGCCATCGGCATGGTCGCGGCGGCGACGGTCTCATCCCGGTTGGGGCATTGCAGCTCCGCGGATGTGGAGCGAATCAGGCGGCTCCTGAGCGCTCTGGGTCTGCCTGTGCGCCTGCCTGATTTTGCCGCGTCCGATTATCTGGCTGCGCTTTCCCGCGACAAGAAGGTTCAGGACGGCAGGCTCCGCATGATTTTCAATCGTGGTATCGGTGACTGTCTGATTGAGGATGTCGCCGACCCTGAACGGACAATCGCTCCGGTTCTCGACTCCCTCAGGAACGAGGTGGATCAATGAGCACACGCAGCATGGAGGAAAGCTGGTTCCAGGAACTGGCTCGCAAGCTGGTGTCCCTGGCAGATAACCCGGATGATGCATCTACTTTTGAGAGCCTGGCAGAAAAGCTGGTCGAGGTGGAGTGTCGGAAGGAAGCGTTGGAACTGACCCGCGCCGGATTGACCCGCGTCCCGCAAAGCCCTGGACTGGCATTTCTTGAAGCCCGGCTGCTTTCTGAAGAAGGGGATGTACAGGGAGCCTGGAACGCCGTGGGGCGCTTGCTCGAGATCGATCCGAAGAATACCCGGGGGCTTTGGCTGAAAGCCCGGCTGGGCCTTCGCCTGGAGAAGAAGGATGAGGCGATTCGGGCAGCACGAATGTTGCTGAGCCTCGAGCCTGACCACCCGGAAGCCCGCGCCCTGCTTTCGAAGATGGCTCCCGAGGAGCATGAAAAAAATGTGGCTGGGGGCAAGGGGGGCGCTGAAACGGGGCGCCGCACCATTACCACCGCAACCCTGGCCGAAATCTATGTCAAGCAGGGATATCTGAATAAGGCGGTTCATGTCTATCGTGAACTGTTGGAGGCCGAGCCTGGCAACGAGCGGTTGGCGCAGCGGCTCAAGGAGTTGGAACTGCAGATCGCCGGACCGGCTCCGACCAGCCCGACGGAACCTTCTGAGCCGGCGCCTCCGGAACTTTCCCGGGAGGAGAAACTCCTGAACGTATTTGAGAGCTGGCTTACCGCTATTGGCCAAAGGAGATCGCATGTTCACTGATATGCTGCGCCGGTTCGTCGAGCAGTGTCCCGGAGCGGTCGGGGCCGTTCTGATGGGTTATGACGGTATCGCCGTCGATCAGTATTATCTGCCGGTGGAGAGGGTTGATCTGGGAATGGTGGCTGTGGAATACGCCAACGTTCTCAAGGAGATCAGAAATGCCGCGGAAATTCTGAAGACCGGAGAGCTGCGGGAAGTTTCCATCGTCTCTAAATCCTACCAGGTTCTGATTCGCACCCTGGGGGATGAATATTTTATCGGGTTGACCCTCAAACGTGAAGGCAATGCCGGCAAGGGGCGCTACCTGCTGCTGCGCGACGCACCTGAAATCCAGGCCGCCCTGGCTTGAAAAGAGATGGAATCCAATGAAAATTCTTGTCGTCAATGGGCCTAATCTCAATCTCCTCGGCACTCGGGAGCCTGAAATCTACGGGACGAAAACTCTCGATGATGTGATGGAGAGTCTCCAGAAAACCGGCCTTGACCTGGGGGCTGAAGTGCGCTGGTTTCAATCCAATCACGAAGGGGCCTTGATTGATCGCATTCAGGCTGCACGGGATGATGGAACAGAGGGGCTGATTCTCAACCCCGGCGGCCTGACGCACACAAGCGTCTCTTTGCGTGACTGCATCTCTGGCGTCAGCCTGCCGACGATCGAGGTCCACCTTTCGAATATCCATGCCCGCGAAACCTTTCGCCATCATTCTTTCATTGCTCCGGTCGCTGCGGGTCAGATCGTGGGACTCGGAGCACTGGGTTATGAACTGGCACTGCGTGCATTGATCCAGGGCGTACGTTAATTCTTTGCCGGACAAGGCCGTTTCATGATAGAAAACAGAATCCTTTCTCTTCGGCAGATACTGCGTGATGAGGGGGTTGACGCTCTTTTGTTGTGGAGTCTGCCCAACATCCGCTATGTCACCGGTTTTACCGGTAGCGACGCGGTGGTTGTGGTGACTGCGAAGAGTGTTTTTTTTCTGACGGATTCGCGCTATGTTTCCCAGGCTCAACAGCAGGTCAGGGTCGATGAAATCCGCGAGTACAAGGTTAAAACCGACGGCGTCGGTTCTCTGATAGCAGAGATTGGCTGTCCCCGGGTAGGCTTCGAGGGCGAAGCTGTTTCCGTCGCAATTTTTAACAAGTTACGCAGCCAGAGCGCTGACAACCTGGCATGGGTTCCTCTGGATGAGCGCTTTTCCCGTCTGCGCGGGATCAAGTCTTTATCTGAGCTTGAGTTTCTTGAAAACGCGGCAGGGCTTCACCAGGAGGCGCTGGAGGAGATTCTGCCCCGAATCCGTCCGGGTGTCACCGAGCGTGATGTTGCCTTTGCGCTGGAAATCGCCCTGCGCCGCCGTGGAGGCGAGGATCGGGCGTTCGATTTCATTGTCGCGTCCGGCCCTCGAGGGGCGTTGCCCCATGGCGTTGCGAGCGACAAACAGCTGGCGTCCGGGGAGCTGGTGACGATCGATTTCGGTACACGTATCGGTGGTTACTACTCGGATGAAACAGTGACCCTTGCTCTTGGCGAGGTCGACCCGAAGCTGCGTCGGATATACGATTGCGTACTCGAGGCTCATGATCGCGCCATTGAAGCCATTCGGCCCGGTGCTGAACTCAAGGTTATTGACGCCGTTGCACGCGAGTATATCGCCGAGTGCGGTTACGGCGACTATTTCGGGCATGGTCTTGGCCACGGGGTCGGTTTGCAGGTGCACGAATTTCCCACTCTGTCGCCGCGATCGCGCGACCGTGTCGAAGAGGGAATGGTTTTTACCGTAGAACCCGGTATTTATGTGCCGGATCTGGGTGGGGTCCGAATCGAGGACATGGTGACGGCGACGGCAGGCGGTTCACGGCGGCTGACGCGCATCTCCAAAGAATTTCGGACTCTGCCTTTCGACTGACCGCTTTTGCGGAATCTATTTTTTTCAAGGAGGACGTGTGGATGGAAATTAAAGATCTTAAAGCTTTGATCAAGATGATCACCGATACCGACATTACCGAGTTCGAAATGGAGAACGAGGAAGAGAAAATACTGATCAAACGCGGCAAGGAGCAGGAAGTGATTCATGTTTCAAGTCCCGCCGCGCCTCAATATATGCAACCCGCTCCACAGGCACCTGCGGCACCCGCTTCGGCTGCCGCTCCTGTTCCTGAAGAGGCCGCCTCTGCGGCTAAGGACGCATACGAAGCGATCACCTCTCCGATTGTCGGGACCTTTTATCGCGCACCTGCGCCGGATGCCGATCCTTATGTCGAAGTCGGATCCATTGTTGAGAAAGGGCAGGTGCTCTGCATTGTTGAAGCGATGAAGCTGATGAATGAGATCGAGGCCGAGTTCAAGTGCAAGGTGATCGAAATCGCCAAGCAGAACGCCGAGCCGGTTGAATTCGGAGATGTCCTGTTCCGGGTGGAGCGACTGTAGGCCGTGAGCAGTCAGGTCTAACCTCCGTGTGTCATTGATCACTGGTCAACGGGAGACTCCAATGTTCAACAAAATACTGATCGCTAATCGCGGCGAAATCGCCATCCGTGTGATCCGGGCCTGCAAGGAACTCGGCATCAAAACAGTGGCCGTTCACAGCGATGTCGATAGCGAATCACTGCATGTTAAGTTGGCCGATGAGAGCATCTGCATCGGCTCTGCACCCAGTGCGCATAGTTACCTCAATATCAAGGCCATTATCAGCGCGGCCGAAGTCACAGACTCCAGTGCCATTCATCCCGGCTACGGGTTTCTGTCTGAAAACGCCGAATTCGCAGAAATCTGCGGGAATTGCGGAATTACCTTTATCGGTCCGTCGCCTCAAAGCATGCGGCTGATGGGGGATAAGATCAGCGCCCGGCAGACGGTGACCAAAGCGGGCGTGCCGATTCTGCCCGGCACGACCGAAGGGGTGAAGTCGGCAGATGAAGCGAAGAAGATCGCCGCCGAGATCGGTTACCCGGTCATTATCAAGGCCACTGCCGGCGGTGGCGGACGCGGCATGAAGGTGGTTCATTCGCCGGCATCCCTGCCCAATGCTTTTGCCACGGCTCGCGCTGAAGCGCAATCCGGCTTCGGTAATCCGGACGTCTATATCGAGAAATTCTGCGAACGTCCGCGCCATGTTGAAATCCAGATCATGGCCGACAAGCACGGCAACGTGATTCATCTGGGCGAACGCGACTGCTCCATTCAGCGCCGCCACCAGAAACTGATCGAGGAAGCGCCCTGCCCGGTGCTGACCGCCGACTTGCGCAAGCGTATGGGCGATTGCGCTGTGGCGGCGGCCAAGGCGGTGGATTATTCCAGCGTCGGCACCATCGAGTTCCTGCTCGATCAGGACAAAAACTTCTACTTCATGGAAATGAACACCCGGGTACAGGTTGAACATCCCGTGACCGAGATGGTGACCGGGGTCGATATCATTCAGGAACAGATTCGCATTGCCGCCGGTCAGCCTCTGCGCTACAAGCAGTCGGACATCAAGATCAAGGGGCATGCGATCGAATGCCGCATCAACGCGGAAGATCCTGAAAAATTCACCCCCTGTCCCGGCAAGATCGACGGCTATCATCCCCCCGGGGGGCTTGGAGTGCGGGTGGACAGCGGCGTGTACGACCAGTATAAAGTGCTGCCCCATTATGATTCGATGATCGGCAAGCTCATCGTTCATGCCGATACGCGCGAAGAGGCCATTCGCCGCATGTCCCGCGCACTCGATGAGTACATCATCGACGGGATCAAGACCACGATCCCCTTCCATCAGAAGATCATGAAGAGTCGTGAGTTTATCGAGGGTGATGTCGATACGGGATTCCTCGAACGCGTGATCCTGTAACATTCGCAGAACAATTAAGGGCCGGCACTGCCGGCCTTTTTTTATCGACGAGGTTCGCTTTTGCAATCATGGCGGCTGATTCGCAATGAACCCATGAGCGGCGCATTGAATATGGCCGTTGATGAGGTGCTGCTTGATGAGGTGGCACAGGCGCGCAGTGCACCGGTTGTGAGGCTCTACCGCTGGCAGCCTGCGGCGGTCAGCCTGGGCTATGCTCAAAGGGGTGAAGGGCAGGTGAGTTTCGAGGCCTGTCGTCGGCACGGCATCGATGTGGTCAGGCGCCTGACCGGCGGACGTGCCGTCCTGCATCAACGGGAAATCACTTATGCGGTGATCGCGCGAGAGGATACGCCTCCATTCTCTTCCTCGATTCTCGATAATTATCGTTTGATTGCTGATGCTCTTCTTGCTGCTTATAGGAGCCTTGAGGTCCAATGTACCCTTGAACCCAGGCGTCGACGGACCGAATATGTGCGTGAGGCGTCCAATGTCTGTTTCGCGGCCCCATCAAGCTACGAAATTGTTCGCAGCGGGCGCAAATTGACCGGAAGTGCCCAGAAGAGGCAAGGTGGCGCTTTTCTGCAGCATGGTTCGCTGCCCCTGGAGATGGACCTGGATTTGCTGTGGGAGGTTCTTTCCCCTGCGGAGCAGGACCCAGACTCGGGAGAAAAGGGGCGCAGGGTTCTGGAAGAAAGTGTGGACTGGATCAATCGTCTGCGCAGCGAGCCTGTCAGCGACACACAGGTTGAAAAGGCACTCATCCATTCATTTGTCGATTGCCTTCCCATTCGGCTGAAGGAAGATTGCCTGCGGGAGCATGAATGGGCGCGTGCCGGCAATCTCGCTTCAACAAAATACGCAAAGAGCTGGGAATGAAAAATACTTTGAAAAAGCCCTGTCGCCCGCGCTATCATTTTGCGGTTGAACTCTCAACCTTTCTCTGGTGAACGCGATCTGTTTGATGCCCGCAGAGCTTATGATGACGCCCTCGATCAGATTGCGCTTCTGGTCCGTTATGACCAGCCAGTTGCCCCGGAGGATCCCGAATTGGAACGAAAACCTGTTTATTTCAGTGAAGAGCCGGGCTTTGCCGCTGCTGTGCGGCAAAGCCCGGAAATTATGCAGCAGCTGCGGCGCATCGAACGGCTCGATATCGAGGGGGAGGTGGCGCGCAACCAGGTTCTGCCCCGTGTGGACCTGGCCGCCGAATATTCTCATCGAGGGTTTGATGAACGCTACGCCGATACGGTCGGTGATCTGGCCGATGACGATCTGGCCAACTGGCAGGTCGGGGTTGAGTTGTCCTGCCCGGTTGCCAATCGCGCGGCCCGTAATGAATTGACGCGGGTCCGTCTGCTTAGAAGGCAGCAAAGCGTGCGGCTCAACCAACTCAAGGAAGAGGTTCGCACCGAAATCCGCGCCGCGCTGGCCGACTACAACAATGCTGTGACCGATTATCTGCGGGTCAGCGGTCTTTTGCTTGAGCAGGCGGGGGTGCGTTTTATTGCCCAGGTTCGCAAGGATGAGGATGGCCCGCTGCTGGGAATGGAGACACCATGACCCTCAACGTCGGGCACATCGCCTATCTCAACTGCGTTCCTTTCTTTCATTACCTGCGTGAGGTCGGTTTCGACGGAAACATCGTGCAGGGCGTCCCGTCCCAGCTCAATGCCATGCTGGCTGAAGGAAAGCTCGATCTCAGCCCTTCGTCCTCCTTTGAATACGGACTGCACTGGCAGAAGTATGTGCTGCTTCCCGATCTGTCCATCAGCTCCAAAGGCCCCGTCCAGAGCGTTCTGCTGTTCTCCCCATGCTCCCTGGAAGAATTCGAGGGCTGTCAGGTCGCTCTAACCGGAGAGTCGGCCACCTCCGTCAACCTGCTCAAAATTCTTCTCAAGGAGTTCGTCGGTCTGCGCGAAGTCGATTTCCAGGTGCCGCAAAAGCCGGTCGAAGAATGCATCCAACAGAGACAACCGGCCCTTCTCATTGGCGACCGCGCCCTGAAGATGAGCAAACGCTGCCCACCGGGGTGTCGGATTTATGACCTGGGTGAACTCTGGTATCAGTACACAGGCAAGCCTTTTGTCTTCGCGCTGTGGATCGTGCGGCGCGAAGCGGTGGAAAACAAGCGCCGGGAGTTGAATCTTTTAAAAGAAAAATTGAAGAGATCCCTTGAAAAATCCCTGAAAGACAAAAAGCCTCTGGCGATGGCTGTCTCCGACAACTTAAGTTTGACCGTCTCTGAAATAACCGAATACTGGACAATCATGGATTACAGGCTCGAAAAAGACCATATCGAAGGGCTCGAGCTTTATTTTGATTTGTGCCATTTGCATGGGCTTTTGCCGGATAAGCCTCAGATTGATTTTTTCTGCTGACTACAACAGGAGCAAAAAATCTCAAACTCCTTCATTTTGAAAATCTTTTTCTGTAATCCTCCAGAATCTGCGCATGGTCAAAACACAACGGTGCGGGCAGGTCATCAAGGGAAAACAGCCTGGCCCTCGCCGCATCGTCTCCTCCATAGGGCGTGCCCTGCGCATCGGCAATAAAGACGAAAGAGATGTTGTGCTGGCGCGGGTCGCGCTGCGGGTCGGAATAGGCGCGAAACTGTCGGAGATTCTCGACCTTCAATCCAGTTTCCTCCAGCGCCTCGCGTTCAGCAGCGGTCTCGAGACTCTCACCGTAATCGACGAAACCGCCCGGCAGCGCCCACCCTCGCGGTTCATTGGCACGTTCTATGAGAACAATCTGGTCGTCGATGCGGATAATGATGTCCACGGTCGGAAAGGGGTTGCGAAAAGTCTTAACCGCTGCACCACAATTCGGGCATGTCAAAATTTCACCGGCCATGCTCTATTCTCCTCATTGTCAGGTTTTTTGTTGACAGTATAAAACCAATCTGGTTCAAATAACACCCTGTTGGGCCCGGGTGGTGGAATTGGTAGACACAAGGGACTTAAAATCCCTTTCTATTATTAGAGTGCGGGTTCGAGTCCCGCCCCGGGCACCACCGAATAAAGCAGAATCGGACACTTAGCTGGTTCTGCTTTTTCTTTTTTAGTTTGAAGTAGAAACCCACACCCTGTGGGTGTGGTGATGTGGACTGGCTACGCCGGTCCCGAATGGGTATGGCTGAAAGCCGCTCACTGTTATTCTTTCTTTCGAGTTGTGCCGCAACATCGAAAAGAAAGGAGAAAACAGTGAGCAGCCGATTTCGTAAGTTATCACACTCGATATGGCACTGCCAGTATCACATCGTTTGGGTCCCAAAGTACCGGTTTCGGATTTTGCAGGGAAAAGTGAAAGAGGCCGTTGAATCAGGTATTCATGCGATATGTGGCTATTCCGGTTGTGAAGTCGTGGAGTTGAATGTTCAGCCCGATCATGTCCATCTGGTTGTGATGATCCCGCCCAAGGTGTCGATCTCGAACTTTCTGGGGCGGTTAAAAGGGCAGACGTCGATGAAACTGTTTCAGCAGTTTCGGCATTTGCGGAAGAAACCCTATTGGGGCAACCACTTTTGGGCCAAGGGCTATTGCGTTGATACCGTCGGCATGGATGCGGACATGATACGCAAGTATGTCCGCTATCAGGACAAGCAAGAGCGGCAAATGGAGCAACTTCAGTTGGGAGATTGAGGACAGGACCGCGGCACAACTCCAGCCCGCCCCCTTGGGGGCAGGGCCAGCCCCCCTATGGGGGGCGAACTACAAAGCCACGTCCTGTGGGCGTGGATTCTTTACTTATTCAATTTTAACCACAAACCCCGAAAAGCGCCGCGATTGTACCCCGTAGTGTCCCAAAATTCCCCCCCATTATTTCTTGTTACTTTCTATTAGCACCCCACTGCGGCCCAAAATTCAGATACTTACAGACATGACACATGGTCAACGAAATCTGACTGAAGAACAGGTTGGCGGCCAACCCGACTGTGGTGATATGCATCAGGATAATCATGCCGGGGATGTAGGTCCCGATCGAGACCCAGAGCAGATATGAAAGGCGAACCTGTACGGGAAAGGCGTCAAACCGGAAGCGGAACAACCCGAGGAATAAGAGAGCGTGGAAAGTTGAGAGAAAAACCACCCAAGGATAGAAAGAGCGGTCGAAGAGACCACCGAGGAGGAGGAGTCAGGTGAGCAGCCAGGGCGGAGCATAAAATTGCTTGAGCCGGAAAAGTTCACCGTTCTTCCCGGCAAAGGCGTCGATGCCGTAGTCGGGGGCAAAGAAGTCACCATAGGGAATCGCTCCATTCTGAACGACCATGGCATCTCTCTGGATTCCTCTTTTATCAACCTTGTCGATCAACAGAACGAGGCCGGCCGCAGCGTGGTGCTGATGGCGATGAACAAAAAGGTGGTCGGGGCCCTGGCTCTGGCCGACAGGTTGCGGCCCGACTCCCGGGAAATTGTGGCACGTCTGGCAGGGTTCGGGAAAAAGATCTCCCTGTTGACCGGCGACTCGCAGGCGATCGCAGGGAAGATATCTCGGCAGGTCGGCATCGATGACTACTGCGCCAACCTTCTGCCCGAAGGCAAGATGAAGGCGGTTGAAGAGTATGAGAGACCAGGCCAGAGGGTCTGCATGGTGGGGGACGGCATCAACGATGCGCCTGCTCTGAAGGCGGCAAGCATCGGTATCGCCATGGCAGGAATCGGCAGCGACATCGCAGCCGATTCCGCCGACATTATCCTGGTCAAGGATGACCTCTCCAAGCTGCCTTACATCACGGCGCTGGCCACGGCGGTTTCGCAAAAAATAAAACAGAATATCGTCCTGTCGCTCAGCATGAATTTC
Protein-coding sequences here:
- a CDS encoding HAD-IC family P-type ATPase yields the protein MERAVEETTEEEESGEQPGRSIKLLEPEKFTVLPGKGVDAVVGGKEVTIGNRSILNDHGISLDSSFINLVDQQNEAGRSVVLMAMNKKVVGALALADRLRPDSREIVARLAGFGKKISLLTGDSQAIAGKISRQVGIDDYCANLLPEGKMKAVEEYERPGQRVCMVGDGINDAPALKAASIGIAMAGIGSDIAADSADIILVKDDLSKLPYITALATAVSQKIKQNIVLSLSMNFGAIALAAVGILGPVSGALMHNVSSVLVVLNAALLLKGVKEVKNTKETRLAPCAT